The DNA window aagaaactAGTTCAACAAGGAGTTGGACTATATTAGCATTTGTCGTAGAagtaagaggaaaagaaaagatcttATATAACGTACCAATAGTAAACAAGTTCTCGGGCGTATTTTCGGAATACCTACCAGGGCTACCCCCTTCCCGAGCGATAGTCTCGATGATTGTCGCAAAAAGGAAGTAGTATTCTCCCCACTAGTGGGACCTAGCTTTAGGTTTAAAGGCACAAGTATTGGGACTATTCCAATGGTagtctcgatgatgaaagcaaagaaactAATTCAACAAGAAGTTGGGCTATATTAGCATGTGTCATAGAtgtaagaggaaaagaaaagatcttATATAACGTACCAATAGTAAACAAGTTCTTGAACGTATTTCTGGAAGACCTACACCCCTCCCCAAGTGGTAGTCTCGATGATTGTCGCAAAAAGGAAGTAGTATTCTCCCCATTAGCGGGACCTAGCTTTAGGTTTAAAGGCATAAGTACTAGGACTACTCCAACGATAGACTCAATgatgaaaacaaagaaactagTTCAACAAGAAGTTGGTCTATATTAGCATGTGTCATAGAtgtaagaggaaaagaaaagatccTATATAACGTACCAATAGTAAACAAGTTCTCGGACGTATTTCTTGAAGACCTACCGGGGATACCCCCTTCTCGAGCGGTTGACTTCGCTATAAAACTCAAATCGGGAACTAGACCTATCTCCACAGCACCTTATCGTACGGTGCCAACGGAGTTGAAAGAACTCAAGGCGCAGTTACTAGACTTAGTGGACAAAGGTTTCATTCGGCCTAGTGTATCCCCTTGGGGTGCACCGGTGTTGTTTGTCAAAAAGAAAGACGGACTGATGCGTCTGTGCATCGATTACAAAGAGCtaaataagagaaccataAAGAATAATACCCTTTGTCTCATATAGAAGACTTGTTCTATCAACTCAGAGAGGCAACgatattttctaagatagaCCTTCGGTCAGGTTACcaccaaatcaaaattaaagaaaaagacgtaCCAAAGACAGCATTTAGGACAAGGTACAGTCACTACGAGTTCGTAGTGAAGTCATTTGGCCTCACTAATGCCCCAGCTGTGTTTATAGAATTAATAAAGCGAGTATTCAAGGACTATCTAGACACATTTATTGTCGTGTTCATTGATGACATCCTAGTGTACTCGAAAACAGACCTATAACACGAAGAATACTCTGAAAAGTCCTAACCACTCTcagagagaacaagttgtacgCAAATTTCTCCAAGTGTGAATTCTGGTTGCCAAAAGTCTCGTCCTTAGGACACGTGGTATCAAAAGATGGAATATCAGTAGATCCCACCAAAGTTGAGGTCGTTACGAAGTGGGAAGGCCCAACTACGGTTACAGAAGTACAGAGTTTCCTAGGATTGGCGGGATACTATCGAAGGTCCGTGTAAGAATTCGCTAGAACCCGAGATATCCTAAAAACTTCTTTTGCTAAGTCAAGCTTATTGACTCACAAAGTTTCTTCTTAAGGCTTGTCATGAGCGTATCAAAATCACTGTGTCGCATAATCGAAAATGTATGATCGTGACAATATGCGCATGTGGAAacgagtgtgaaaacctccctGCGTGCATGTATAGCATGGGACCTGTACCTAAgtaatcttttctttattgtttgatatttgttcAATTATCTTTCCTTTCGGTTTCGATACTAGCCTTACTTTTACTTGATCTATGACACACTAGTGAATTTCTTAGTAAATTTAGAGTCTCTAACAAGCGAAAAAGTAAGCTTAAAGAGGCACACTACATCTCGATAAGTAGTCACGCAAACTTTAGGCAATAAATACTTGTAAGGATCGCTAGGATGTGCTAGCATGAGAGTATTTCTTATCTTAGGTGGTTAGAAGATTCATGTTTAACACTACAAAAGAGCAATTTTGGATAGAAATGCATTAACGTATGATGTGAAAAATTACCATCCTAGGATAagatttctaatttttctatcCAGCTAGAAGGAGAATATGTATGATTGGAATACAAGTTGAGAAATAAGGATGAGTAAGCTAGGtaagatataaaaaattaccaaaatgcctCTACGATCAGATTTGTGATGAATgtagttttaaatgtttttcattGTGTTATAAAAGAGGATGAACTATTTTGATTTGTGCTTCGGCCAATTGATGGCTGTTATTTTCCCTTGAACTTGTTTGTTTGCATGAATGttttagtttatgtttttagGGCTTTAGATTATGTATACCATGCTTTAGGTGATTGAAAGGATAACATCCCAGGTCAGAACGTTTTTAGTAGATTGATCACTATACGATTGTGAGCGACGATCAAAGGGTTAGAATTGCCTACACCTAAAGTATGGAGTAGTTGAGGATTCAGTCCTAAACATCCTAAAAACAAATAGTTGAGAATCAAATCGCCTAGATGCCGCTAAGAACCTAGTAAACCCCCACAACATCCAAGGACAACCAAGGTAGCTCACCAGATAATAAGTAGCATGAATGGTGTCATAAGTCTCTCCACTACCCTATTCACTCCGGGATTAGGGTGGTTGGAGATTAGGGTAGTGCATGTCCCAACCTTGTGAAAATAGCTAGGAGTCTCTTGAACAGTGCCTCACATTGATTGATCTAATATGCTGTGTATGAAAATACTTAAAACGAGTAAGAATGAGGCTTATCACTCACACTATTGTCTTAAACATAGTTCAACCATTTTCAAGAATAGGGTAGGTATGGCTCATTTTCTCATACATTTGTTTCAGTTATGCACCACCATATATCGAAAGAGCATTGCATGAAATATCCTCGCTTAGATTCAAGAAGTAACCAAAGTATGTGGTGGTGCTAAAATTCTTTAGTAATGGAGAGTACCTAAACACAACAAATCCTAAGttattaactaaaatttaaatatacatatttttcaaaactaattataaataCGCTTTGTTTTATTCTATTTCAATATCTAAACCTTAAACGCTGTCTTTTTAGTTCACAActttaaatacaaaagaaaataaaagttaaattttatgaatataacatttcaataagtaatgttaaaaatatcatCTTCTAGAAACTCATTAAtcactaaattattttattaggaAACGTAATTATTGATTGGACGATAAATTAGAAATAGTATCATCTACCTCTAATGAATGATTGCCTTATTTgtccttaattttatttagaattaactTGTTTAAACTACTACTTTTGCCATTTTGAAATCAAGGTAATTCCCCCAAAATTAGTAAactattcttaatttttgtctAGTACTAGGATATAAACTAGGTGGAAAACGTGTAGTAATATTCTTCCCTATAACTAGATTAAGCCTATTTggtgtttatattttaaaatattttaataggtTCTTAAATCTCAACTACCAACCACGTGTGGGTCATCCTTTTCGGTGGATCAATTATAGGAATTCCATAGTTAAACTTACTTTACTTTGAGTAATTCTATGTTTGATAACTTCTTAAACTTATGTTAGTCTGTGAGGATTAAGAATCGAAGATTAAGTAACGTGATCATGTGGTAGAAGAATGTCGGAGTTTAAATCCGTTCGGATTCTGAACCttgattcaaattttgggTATAGGTTCATGCCTAGTAGATCTTGACATAGTTTCCACTTTTCGACCTTAATTAAACCGATAAACTTCATAAACCTAACTTGAATGACCTATTAATTAGACACAAAATGAAGGTCTACCGACTACTTGAAATTTAAGCTTTAGGTGGGTGAGGAAGGAAGGATGGACAGCGAAAACCTCATATCAAAAGGGAATAGAAATGAATCAAGAAATTAGTGCATCGTGTAAAAGTATACATTCTATCATCAATTGTGTTGTTGTGTAAAAGTACTTTTGGTTTATAAGTTAAACGTTTGAATCTCAATCTCTAGTTAAGGAACCTATCAGATTAGGTAATTTGGTTTATAACTTATACGTTTCAATCTCAATCTCTAGTTAAAGAATTTTTGCTCTAACCCTAAACCCTTCCACGAGACTATAAATGCAGCCCCAATGCTTTGCCAGACATGCACCTTAACACCATTCCTCTTACAAAATCAACCTAATGAAGAGATTGTCAATTTCAAGTCTCTGTGTTTtggtggtggcggtggcgTCGATGGCGCTTCTCACTGGTGCTCCGGTGGCCGATGCGGTGGACTGCAACCCTTCAGAGCTCAGCCCATGTCTTCCTGCAATTACGTCATCGACACCGCCGACGAGCTCTTGTTGCCAGAAGATGGTTGAGCAGACGCCGTGCCTTTGCGGATACTTTAAGAATCCAGAATTCAAGCCTTACGTTACTGGCGGCAAACGGGTTGCTGCTGCTTGCGGCCTCACCGTTCCTGAGTGTTAGGGTTGGAGAGAGGGTGggatgaataaaataaagatggTTATGTGCCAACTTGAACTGCGTACCTGAAAATAAAAGCGAATATGAATAATGAATATATGATCATCAATAATTTGTTATGTATGGAAATCTTATAGTGGGAATGGAACATATTAAAAGAGAGTATGAATATACATATCTATCAACAATTATGAGCTAAAATACttgtttgaattcttttttcataaaaaaattatatgttttcttttactatttctttTGCTGGGCTCCCACCACTACGACAGAAATAAATAgatgaattaaaagaaataagaaaataagtaacacaataatttacatggaaaattttaaaattagccACAGAAATCATGATCCTAAAGTGTTACAAGAACCTTCTATCAAGAATTTGTATTACAATCATACATTTTTCCGTCGTGATTGAAAtggattaattttataaaaaaaaaaattgtgacggaatatatatttaagtttatgtaTGTATAAAGGAACCCTTGCCTATATTTGTAGTGGAGTAAAGGTAGCAAACGAAAGAAAACATAACCACGAACaagtttaaaacaaaaaaaatataaagttttaacACAAAATAGATTCGGGTCtaatgaaaagaatgaaattggcTGATACTATGAGAATACTAACTAAGTAGCATAGGTCCTATTCTCTCGTGAACCTCTATTCTCTGAGCTACTTCATTCTTTGAGCTACTTCATTCCCTTCGCTCCTTCACCGGAACCGGaacccatttcttttttaactgTAACTGTAAACTACTCAAATGAAAGAAGACTGATCCTGAACTACTGATTGAACGAGGTCTGTTCTCTTAGCTTTCCTTTGTTTGATTCTGCTTGAAAGACGAAGCATTAATTAGAGAGTTGACTCCTCTAACAACCGAGCctcaatgaaaaattaatatccaatttttttattttttttttaaagttcaaacttCTAGAATTTGATGGAGAGTCGGTCTAAATTTCAAGATGactttaaaacaaatttttaaaaaaattctagaaactcagaaaaaattaatgttcaaAGTCAACCtccaaagttttttttttttttttttttttctttcattctcatttcCTAATCAAATACTTGTAAATTAACGAATGAGACGTTagtaaacaagaaaataaaagaaagaaaaaaagaaaagagagagaaaagagagaaaagagagaggaaagatGAGAGAAGAGAAGGTAATCGTCCGAGAACTCTTGATCTTGCCAccttagagtttttttttctctctatctctctaaagtttcttcacaaaatcatCCTAGCTCTTTGTGGAGATCATGTTTGGAGGTCATTTTATCATTCTACTTAAACGGTTTGAAGCCCATCgaaaaatatagtatttaACGGCTCAAAATTGATATTTCGGGTGATTCGATTTGGTTTTGATATGTTCAAACCCTTTTTTCTTATAGATTCGACTCATTTAAGTTAATATGACAACAttttagttagtttaaatttttttaatcaagtttaaattatttatgcataTGGCGAGTTaacttaaattattaggagtaagtttaaattattttatgcaaaattaggttagctaatttaaattaacttaAACTATTAGgagtaagtttaaattattttattcaaaattaggCTTAC is part of the Cucurbita pepo subsp. pepo cultivar mu-cu-16 chromosome LG03, ASM280686v2, whole genome shotgun sequence genome and encodes:
- the LOC111790385 gene encoding non-specific lipid-transfer protein 2-like translates to MKRLSISSLCVLVVAVASMALLTGAPVADAVDCNPSELSPCLPAITSSTPPTSSCCQKMVEQTPCLCGYFKNPEFKPYVTGGKRVAAACGLTVPEC